A section of the Tachysurus fulvidraco isolate hzauxx_2018 chromosome 7, HZAU_PFXX_2.0, whole genome shotgun sequence genome encodes:
- the LOC113650434 gene encoding uncharacterized protein LOC113650434 isoform X4: MMIIITFNLICQAIFSGNGYTYDVSPNISSAVLQDPDCEKAWYRKAPGDGAVLEYLSDGNQSRHTLVVDVSEKSITITECIELRHNVTCHRSNLKFQHIYQVTDIPNATNSTIIANSPNTYFPHTTNIKLIPIIIPIIIIITIIIGIGVLFWKYRPGRRNSVLVRLRGCCKQTEEQNNKLIPGQSFQPALARPDPAPPYR, encoded by the exons ATGATGATTATTATCACCTTCAACTTGATCTGTCAAGCCATTTTTTCTGGAAATGGTTACACTTATGACGTGTCCCCTAACATATCGTCTGCTGTTCTTCAAGACCCGGACTGTGAGAAAGCCTGGTACAGGAAG GCTCCAGGCGATGGAGCGGTATTGGAGTATTTGTCAGATGGAAACCAAAGCAGACACACGCTGGTTGTTGATGTGAGCGAGAAAAGCATCACAATCACTGAATGCATCGAGCTTCGCCATAACGTAACGTGTCATCGATCAAATCTaaag TTTCAACACATTTACCAAG tCACTGACATCCCCAACGCTACCAACTCCACCATCATCGCCAACTCCCCCAACACCTACTTCCCccacaccaccaacatcaaacTCATCCCCATCATCatccccatcatcatcatcatcaccatcatcattggGATTGGAGTGCTATTCTGGAAATACAGACCAGG GAGGAGAAACAGCGTCTTGGTGAGATTGAGAGGCTGCtgtaaacaaacagaagaacagAATAACAA gttGATTCCAGGCCAGAGTTTCCAGCCTGCCCTAGCCCGCCCTGATCCTGCCCCCCCGTATCGATGA